The proteins below come from a single Necator americanus strain Aroian chromosome V, whole genome shotgun sequence genomic window:
- a CDS encoding hypothetical protein (NECATOR_CHRV.G18043.T2), whose protein sequence is MRKTVNHCPADIVMAPSRCPLTDLEEADDVVIFAKSSAKLQHVVNLVSKLAAAYGLRLRLINASRCGSLRDLERESGWTDNR, encoded by the coding sequence ATGCGGAAAACAGTCAATCATTGTCCTGCAGACATCGTCATGGCACCATCACGATGCCCATTGACTGATCTCGAGGAGGcagacgatgttgttatattcgcgaaaAGCAGcgcgaaacttcaacatgtcgTCAatcttgtatcgaagctggctgcagcctatggtcTACGTCTAcgcctgataaatgcaagcagatgtggatctcttcgagacctcgaaagggaatcagggtggacagacaaccgatag
- a CDS encoding hypothetical protein (NECATOR_CHRV.G18045.T2), with protein MSYVGSNRHLKRTVLSAAAYAIAYVLHVVLTRLYTVESKRHEAPTAAQTGAVERRVMKEYIKQSTGNNMDQLVFYIPCSYVYRGDSDQANFVQLMKDAGTSDRTLIVSLTNNATDVGKWYEQGDQNVIGIDTPNAVNKTVAFGSNREHPVTSSTAQPTTTGASTLQPQALLRQVELLHREQQPQSLPPLHSLQAQALLRQVELLRHQQQQPQSLPPLHSLQAQALLRQVELLGTATSVTSSTAQPTSTGLLRQVELLHF; from the exons aTGTCCTATGTCGGCTCCAACCGGCATCTCAAACGCACcgttttgagcgcagccgcttacgcaattgcttacgtgcttcatgtcgttttgaccagactatatACAGttgaatcaaaacgacatgaagcaccgaCAGCTGCACAAACCGGCGCAGTGGAGCG TAG GGTGATGAAAGAGTATATCAAGCAGTCCACTGGAAACAATATGGATCAGCTCGTGTTTTACATACCCTGCAGCTATGTTTACAG AGGTGACTCCGACCAAGCAAATTTCGTTCAACTAATGAAGGATGCGGGCACCAGCGACAGAACACTTATTGTTTCACTTACAAACAATGCTACAGATGTTGGCAAATGGTATGAACAGGGAGATCAGAACGTCATTGGAATAGACACACCAAACGCTGTGAATAAAACTGTGGCATTTG GGTCAAACAGAGAGCATCCAGTCACTTCTTCCACTGCACAGCCTACAACCACAGGCGCTTCTAC CCTACAACCACAGGCGCTTCTACGTCAAGTGGAACTTCTGCATCGAGAACAGCAACCTCAGTCACTTCCTCCACTGCACAGCCTACAAGCACAGGCGCTTCTACGTCAAGTGGAATTGCTTCGGCATCAGCAACAGCAACCTCAGTCACTTCCTCCACTGCACAGCCTACAAGCACAGGCGCTTCTACGTCAAGTGGAACTTCTTGGAACAGCAACCTCAGTCACTTCCTCCACTGCACAGCCTACAAGCACAGGCCTTCTACGTCAAGTGGAACTTCTACATTTTTAG
- a CDS encoding hypothetical protein (NECATOR_CHRV.G18044.T1), whose protein sequence is MQAVKTENKPVDVESPNDVVEVRPVVFISVVALLGDEEETPVLVGCAVEEVTEVAVPDAEVPLDVEAPVLVGCGVEEMTEVAVPDAEVPLDVEAPVLVGCAVEEVTEVAVADVEANAEVPLDVEAPVLVGCAVEEVTEFHLTEAPVLVGCAVEEVTEVAVPDAEVPLDVEAPVLVGWGAVEEVTEVAVADVEANVEVPLDVEAPVLVGCAVEEVTEVAVPDAEVPLDVEAPVLVGCAVEEVTEVAVPDAEVPLDVEAPVLAVQWRSTEVLFPMNKLDVEAPVLVGCAVEEVTEVAVPDAEVPLDVEAPVLVGCCAVEEVTEVAVPDAEVPLDVEAPVLVGCAVEEVTEVAVPDAEVPLDVEALCLSSTYKFHDVEAPVLVGCAVEEVTEVAVPDAEVPLDVEAPVLVGCAVEEVTEVAVPDDEANEKFHLTLCSGGSDGSDVEANVDVEALWLAWGVLVPLDVEAPVLVGCAVEEVTEVAVPDAEVPLDVEAPVLVGCAVEEVTEVAVADVEANVEVPLDVEAPVLVGCAVEEVTKVAVPDAEVPLDVEAPVLVGCAVEEVTEVAVPDAEVPLDVEAPVLVGCAVEEVTEVAVADVEANVEVPLDVEEPVLVGCAVEEVTEDAVPDAEVPLDVEAPVLVGCAVEEVTEVAVPDAEVPLDVEAPVLVGCAVEEVTEVAVPDAEVPLDVEAPVLVGCAVEEVTEVAVPDAEVPLDVEAPVLVGCAVEEVTEVAVPDAEVPLDVEAPVLVGCAVEEVTEKKVPLDVEAPVLVGCAVEEVTEVAVADVEANVEVPLDVEAPVLVGCAVEEVTEDAVADVEANVEVPLDVEAPVLVGCAVEEVTEVAVPDAEVPLDVEAPVLVGCAVEEVTEVAVADVEANVEVPLDVEAPVLVGCAVEEVTEVAVPDAEVPLDVEAPVLVGCAVEEVTEVAVPDAEVPLDVEAPVLVGCAVEEVTKVAVPDAEVPLDVEAPVLVGCAVEEVTEVAVPDAEVPLDVEAPVLVGCAVEEVTEVAVPDAEVPLDVEAPVLVGCAVEEVTEVAVPDAEVPLDVEAPVLVGCAVEEVTEVAVPDAEVPLDVEAPVLVGCAVEEVTEVAVPDVEANEKFHLT, encoded by the exons ATGCAAGCTgttaaaacagaaaacaaacctGTGGATGTAGAGAGTCCCAATGACGTAGTCGAGGTCAGACCTgtagttttcatttctgtcGTTGCACTGCTTGGAGACGAGGAGGAAACGCCTGTGCTTGTAGGCTGTGCAGTGGAAGAAGTGACTGAG GTTGCTGTTCCTGATGCAGAAGTTCCACTTGACGTAGAAGCGCCTGTGCTTGTAGGCTGTGGAGTGGAGGAAATGACTGAGGTTGCTGTTCCTGATGCAGAAGTTCCACTTGACGTAGAAGCGCCTGTGCTTGTAGGCTGTGCAGTGGAGGAAGTGACTGAGGTTGCTGTTGCTGATGTCGAAGCTAATGCAGAAGTTCCACTTGATGTAGAAGCGCCTGTGCTTGTAGGCTGTGCAGTGGAAGAAGTGACTGAG TTCCACTTGACAGAAGCGCCTGTGCTTGTAGGCTGTGCAGTGGAGGAAGTGACTGAGGTTGCTGTTCCCGATGCAGAAGTTCCACTTGACGTAGAAGCGCCTGTGCTTGTAGGCTGGGGTGCAGTGGAGGAAGTGACTGAGGTTGCTGTTGCTGATGTCGAAGCTAATGTAGAAGTTCCACTTGACGTAGAAGCGCCTGTGCTTGTAGGCTGTGCAGTGGAGGAAGTGACTGAGGTTGCTGTTCCCGATGCAGAAGTTCCACTTGACGTAGAAGCGCCTGTGCTTGTAGGCTGTGCAGTGGAGGAAGTGACTGAGGTTGCTGTTCCCGATGCAGAAGTTCCACTTGACGTAGAAGCGCCTGTGCTT GCTGTGCAGTGGAGAAGTACTGAGGTGCTGTTCCCGATGAACAAACTTGACGTAGAAGCGCCTGTGCTTGTAGGCTGTGCAGTGGAGGAAGTGACTGAGGTTGCTGTTCCCGATGCAGAAGTTCCACTTGACGTAGAAGCGCCTGTGCTTGTAGGCT GCTGTGCAGTGGAGGAAGTGACTGAGGTTGCTGTTCCCGATGCAGAAGTTCCACTTGACGTAGAAGCGCCTGTGCTTGTAGGCTGTGCAGTGGAGGAAGTGACTGAGGTTGCTGTTCCCGATGCAGAAGTTCCACTTGACGTAGAAGCCCTGTGCTT AAGTTCCACTTATAAGTTCCACGACGTAGAAGCGCCTGTGCTTGTAGGCTGTGCAGTGGAGGAAGTGACTGAGGTTGCTGTTCCCGATGCAGAAGTTCCACTTGACGTAGAAGCGCCTGTGCTTGTAGGCTGTGCAGTGGAGGAAGTGACTGAGGTTGCTGTTCCTGATGACGAAGCTAATGAGAAGTTCCACTTGAC GCTGTGCAGTGGAGGAAGTGACGGTTCTGATGTCGAAGCTAATGTTGACGTAGAAGCCCTCTGGCTTGCGTGGGGAGTACTAG TTCCACTTGACGTAGAAGCGCCTGTGCTTGTAGGCTGTGCAGTGGAGGAAGTGACTGAGGTTGCTGTTCCCGATGCAGAAGTTCCACTTGACGTAGAAGCGCCTGTGCTTGTAGGCTGTGCAGTGGAGGAAGTGACTGAGGTTGCTGTTGCTGATGTCGAAGCTAATGTAGAAGTTCCACTTGATGTAGAAGCGCCTGTGCTTGTAGGCTGTGCAGTGGAGGAAGTGACTAAGGTTGCTGTTCCCGATGCAGAAGTTCCACTTGACGTAGAAGCGCCTGTGCTTGTAGGCTGTGCAGTGGAGGAAGTGACTGAGGTTGCTGTTCCTGATGCAGAAGTTCCACTTGACGTAGAAGCGCCTGTGCTTGTAGGCTGTGCAGTGGAGGAAGTGACTGAGGTTGCTGTTGCTGATGTCGAAGCTAATGTAGAAGTTCCACTTGATGTAGAAGAGCCCGTGCTTGTAGGCTGTGCAGTGGAGGAAGTGACTGAGGATGCTGTTCCCGATGCAGAAGTTCCACTTGACGTAGAAGCGCCTGTGCTTGTAGGCTGTGCAGTGGAGGAAGTGACTGAGGTTGCTGTTCCCGATGCAGAAGTTCCACTTGACGTAGAAGCGCCTGTGCTTGTAGGCTGTGCAGTGGAGGAAGTGACTGAGGTTGCTGTTCCCGATGCAGAAGTTCCACTTGACGTAGAAGCGCCTGTGCTTGTAGGCTGTGCAGTGGAAGAAGTGACTGAGGTTGCTGTTCCCGATGCAGAAGTTCCACTTGACGTAGAAGCGCCTGTGCTTGTAGGCTGTGCAGTGGAGGAAGTGACTGAGGTTGCTGTTCCTGATGCAGAAGTTCCACTTGACGTAGAAGCGCCTGTGCTTGTAGGCTGTGCAGTGGAGGAAGTGACTGAG AAGAAAGTTCCACTTGACGTAGAAGCGCCTGTGCTTGTAGGCTGTGCAGTGGAGGAAGTGACTGAGGTTGCTGTTGCTGATGTCGAAGCTAATGTAGAAGTTCCACTTGACGTAGAAGCGCCTGTGCTTGTAGGCTGTGCAGTGGAGGAAGTGACTGAGGATGCTGTTGCTGATGTCGAAGCTAATGTAGAAGTTCCACTTGACGTAGAAGCGCCTGTGCTTGTAGGCTGTGCAGTGGAGGAAGTGACTGAGGTTGCTGTTCCCGATGCAGAAGTTCCACTTGACGTAGAAGCGCCTGTGCTTGTAGGCTGTGCAGTGGAGGAAGTGACTGAGGTTGCTGTTGCTGATGTCGAAGCTAATGTAGAAGTTCCACTTGACGTAGAAGCGCCTGTGCTTGTAGGCTGTGCAGTGGAGGAAGTGACTGAGGTTGCTGTTCCCGATGCAGAAGTTCCACTTGACGTAGAAGCGCCTGTGCTTGTAGGCTGTGCAGTGGAGGAAGTGACTGAGGTTGCTGTTCCTGATGCAGAAGTTCCACTTGACGTAGAAGCGCCTGTGCTTGTAGGCTGTGCAGTGGAGGAAGTGACTAAGGTTGCTGTTCCCGATGCAGAAGTTCCACTTGACGTAGAAGCGCCTGTGCTTGTAGGCTGTGCAGTGGAGGAAGTGACTGAGGTTGCTGTTCCCGATGCAGAAGTTCCACTTGACGTAGAAGCGCCTGTGCTTGTAGGCTGTGCAGTGGAGGAAGTGACTGAGGTTGCTGTTCCCGATGCAGAAGTTCCACTTGACGTAGAAGCGCCTGTGCTTGTAGGCTGTGCAGTGGAGGAAGTGACTGAGGTTGCTGTTCCCGATGCAGAAGTTCCACTTGACGTAGAAGCGCCTGTGCTTGTAGGCTGTGCAGTGGAGGAAGTGACTGAGGTTGCTGTTCCTGATGCAGAAGTTCCACTTGACGTAGAAGCGCCTGTGCTTGTAGGCTGTGCAGTGGAGGAAGTGACTGAGGTTGCTGTTCCCGATGTCGAAGCTAATGAGAAGTTCCACTTGACGTAG
- a CDS encoding hypothetical protein (NECATOR_CHRV.G18044.T2), which yields MQAVKTENKPVDVESPNDVVEVRPVVFISVVALLGDEEETPVLVGCAVEEVTEVAVPDAEVPLDVEAPVLVGCAVEEVTEVAVPDAEVPLDVEAPVLVGCGVEEMTEVAVPDAEVPLDVEAPVLVGCAVEEVTEVAVADVEANAEVPLDVEAPVLVGCAVEEVTEVAVPDAEVPLDVEAPVLVGCAVEEVTEVAVPDAEVPLDVEAPVLVGCAVEEVTEDAVADAESCAVEEVTEVAVPDAEVPLDVEAPVLVGWGAVEEVTEVAVADVEANVEVPLDVEAPVLVGCAVEEVTEVAVPDAEVPLDVEAPVLVGCAVEEVTEVAVPDAEVPLDVEAPVLAVQWRSTEVLFPMNKLDVEAPVLVGCAVEEVTEVAVPDAEVPLDVEAPVLVGCCAVEEVTEVAVPDAEVPLDVEAPVLVGCAVEEVTEVAVADVEIPLDVEAPVLVGCCAVEEVTEVAVPDAEVPLDVEAPVLVGCAVEEVTEVAVPDDEANEKFHLTLCSGGSDGSDVEANVDVEALWLAWGVLGCCSRSEVPLDVEAPVLVGCAVEEVTEVAVPELRMEEVTEVAVPDAEVPLDVEAPVLVGCAVEEVTEVAVADVEANVEVPLDVEAPVLVGCAVEEVTKVAVPDAEVPLDVEAPVLVGCAVEEVTEVAVPDAEVPLDVEAPVLVGCAVEEVTEVAVADVEANVEVPLDVEEPVLVGCAVEEVTEDAVPDAEVPLDVEAPVLVGCAVEEVTEVAVPDAEVPLDVEAPVLVGCAVEEVTEVAVPDAEVPLDVEAPVLVGCAVEEVTEVAVPDAEVPLDVEAPVLVGCAVEEVTEVAVPDAEVPLDVEAPVLVGCAVEEVTEKKVPLDVEAPVLVGCAVEEVTEVAVADVEANVEVPLDVEAPVLVGCAVEEVTEDAVADVEANVEVPLDVEAPVLVGCAVEEVTEVAVPDAEVPLDVEAPVLVGCAVEEVTEVAVADVEANVEVPLDVEAPVLVGCAVEEVTEVAVPDAEVPLDVEAPVLVGCAVEEVTEVAVPDAEVPLDVEAPVLVGCAVEEVTKVAVPDAEVPLDVEAPVLVGCAVEEVTEVAVPDAEVPLDVEAPVLVGCAVEEVTEVAVPDAEVPLDVEAPVLVGCAVEEVTEVAVPDAEVPLDVEAPVLVGCAVEEVTEVAVPDAEVPLDVEAPVLVGCAVEEVTEVAVPDVEANEKFHLT from the exons ATGCAAGCTgttaaaacagaaaacaaacctGTGGATGTAGAGAGTCCCAATGACGTAGTCGAGGTCAGACCTgtagttttcatttctgtcGTTGCACTGCTTGGAGACGAGGAGGAAACGCCTGTGCTTGTAGGCTGTGCAGTGGAAGAAGTGACTGAGGTTGCTGTTCCTGATGCAGAAGTTCCACTTGACGTAGAAGCGCCTGTGCTTGTAGGCTGTGCAGTGGAAGAAGTGACTGAGGTTGCTGTTCCTGATGCAGAAGTTCCACTTGACGTAGAAGCGCCTGTGCTTGTAGGCTGTGGAGTGGAGGAAATGACTGAGGTTGCTGTTCCTGATGCAGAAGTTCCACTTGACGTAGAAGCGCCTGTGCTTGTAGGCTGTGCAGTGGAGGAAGTGACTGAGGTTGCTGTTGCTGATGTCGAAGCTAATGCAGAAGTTCCACTTGATGTAGAAGCGCCTGTGCTTGTAGGCTGTGCAGTGGAAGAAGTGACTGAGGTTGCTGTTCCCGATGCAGAAGTTCCACTTGACGTAGAAGCGCCTGTGCTTGTAGGCTGTGCAGTGGAGGAAGTGACTGAGGTTGCTGTTCCTGATGCAGAAGTTCCACTTGACGTAGAAGCGCCTGTGCTTGTAGGCTGTGCAGTGGAGGAAGTGACTGAGGATGCTGTTGCCGATGCAGAAA GCTGTGCAGTGGAGGAAGTGACTGAGGTTGCTGTTCCCGATGCAGAAGTTCCACTTGACGTAGAAGCGCCTGTGCTTGTAGGCTGGGGTGCAGTGGAGGAAGTGACTGAGGTTGCTGTTGCTGATGTCGAAGCTAATGTAGAAGTTCCACTTGACGTAGAAGCGCCTGTGCTTGTAGGCTGTGCAGTGGAGGAAGTGACTGAGGTTGCTGTTCCCGATGCAGAAGTTCCACTTGACGTAGAAGCGCCTGTGCTTGTAGGCTGTGCAGTGGAGGAAGTGACTGAGGTTGCTGTTCCCGATGCAGAAGTTCCACTTGACGTAGAAGCGCCTGTGCTT GCTGTGCAGTGGAGAAGTACTGAGGTGCTGTTCCCGATGAACAAACTTGACGTAGAAGCGCCTGTGCTTGTAGGCTGTGCAGTGGAGGAAGTGACTGAGGTTGCTGTTCCCGATGCAGAAGTTCCACTTGACGTAGAAGCGCCTGTGCTTGTAGGCT GCTGTGCAGTGGAGGAAGTGACTGAGGTTGCTGTTCCCGATGCAGAAGTTCCACTTGACGTAGAAGCGCCTGTGCTTGTAGGCTGTGCAGTGGAGGAAGTGACTGAGGTTGCTGTTGCTGATGTCGAAATTCCACTTGACGTAGAAGCGCCTGTGCTTGTAGGCT GCTGTGCAGTGGAGGAAGTGACTGAGGTTGCTGTTCCCGATGCAGAAGTTCCACTTGACGTAGAAGCGCCTGTGCTTGTAGGCTGTGCAGTGGAGGAAGTGACTGAGGTTGCTGTTCCTGATGACGAAGCTAATGAGAAGTTCCACTTGAC GCTGTGCAGTGGAGGAAGTGACGGTTCTGATGTCGAAGCTAATGTTGACGTAGAAGCCCTCTGGCTTGCGTGGGGAGTACTAGGTTGCTGTTCCCGATCAGAAGTTCCACTTGACGTAGAAGCGCCTGTGCTTGTAGGCTGTGCAGTGGAGGAAGTGACTGAGGTTGCTGTTCCCGAACTGAGAA TGGAGGAAGTGACTGAGGTTGCTGTTCCCGATGCAGAAGTTCCACTTGACGTAGAAGCGCCTGTGCTTGTAGGCTGTGCAGTGGAGGAAGTGACTGAGGTTGCTGTTGCTGATGTCGAAGCTAATGTAGAAGTTCCACTTGATGTAGAAGCGCCTGTGCTTGTAGGCTGTGCAGTGGAGGAAGTGACTAAGGTTGCTGTTCCCGATGCAGAAGTTCCACTTGACGTAGAAGCGCCTGTGCTTGTAGGCTGTGCAGTGGAGGAAGTGACTGAGGTTGCTGTTCCTGATGCAGAAGTTCCACTTGACGTAGAAGCGCCTGTGCTTGTAGGCTGTGCAGTGGAGGAAGTGACTGAGGTTGCTGTTGCTGATGTCGAAGCTAATGTAGAAGTTCCACTTGATGTAGAAGAGCCCGTGCTTGTAGGCTGTGCAGTGGAGGAAGTGACTGAGGATGCTGTTCCCGATGCAGAAGTTCCACTTGACGTAGAAGCGCCTGTGCTTGTAGGCTGTGCAGTGGAGGAAGTGACTGAGGTTGCTGTTCCCGATGCAGAAGTTCCACTTGACGTAGAAGCGCCTGTGCTTGTAGGCTGTGCAGTGGAGGAAGTGACTGAGGTTGCTGTTCCCGATGCAGAAGTTCCACTTGACGTAGAAGCGCCTGTGCTTGTAGGCTGTGCAGTGGAAGAAGTGACTGAGGTTGCTGTTCCCGATGCAGAAGTTCCACTTGACGTAGAAGCGCCTGTGCTTGTAGGCTGTGCAGTGGAGGAAGTGACTGAGGTTGCTGTTCCTGATGCAGAAGTTCCACTTGACGTAGAAGCGCCTGTGCTTGTAGGCTGTGCAGTGGAGGAAGTGACTGAG AAGAAAGTTCCACTTGACGTAGAAGCGCCTGTGCTTGTAGGCTGTGCAGTGGAGGAAGTGACTGAGGTTGCTGTTGCTGATGTCGAAGCTAATGTAGAAGTTCCACTTGACGTAGAAGCGCCTGTGCTTGTAGGCTGTGCAGTGGAGGAAGTGACTGAGGATGCTGTTGCTGATGTCGAAGCTAATGTAGAAGTTCCACTTGACGTAGAAGCGCCTGTGCTTGTAGGCTGTGCAGTGGAGGAAGTGACTGAGGTTGCTGTTCCCGATGCAGAAGTTCCACTTGACGTAGAAGCGCCTGTGCTTGTAGGCTGTGCAGTGGAGGAAGTGACTGAGGTTGCTGTTGCTGATGTCGAAGCTAATGTAGAAGTTCCACTTGACGTAGAAGCGCCTGTGCTTGTAGGCTGTGCAGTGGAGGAAGTGACTGAGGTTGCTGTTCCCGATGCAGAAGTTCCACTTGACGTAGAAGCGCCTGTGCTTGTAGGCTGTGCAGTGGAGGAAGTGACTGAGGTTGCTGTTCCTGATGCAGAAGTTCCACTTGACGTAGAAGCGCCTGTGCTTGTAGGCTGTGCAGTGGAGGAAGTGACTAAGGTTGCTGTTCCCGATGCAGAAGTTCCACTTGACGTAGAAGCGCCTGTGCTTGTAGGCTGTGCAGTGGAGGAAGTGACTGAGGTTGCTGTTCCCGATGCAGAAGTTCCACTTGACGTAGAAGCGCCTGTGCTTGTAGGCTGTGCAGTGGAGGAAGTGACTGAGGTTGCTGTTCCCGATGCAGAAGTTCCACTTGACGTAGAAGCGCCTGTGCTTGTAGGCTGTGCAGTGGAGGAAGTGACTGAGGTTGCTGTTCCCGATGCAGAAGTTCCACTTGACGTAGAAGCGCCTGTGCTTGTAGGCTGTGCAGTGGAGGAAGTGACTGAGGTTGCTGTTCCTGATGCAGAAGTTCCACTTGACGTAGAAGCGCCTGTGCTTGTAGGCTGTGCAGTGGAGGAAGTGACTGAGGTTGCTGTTCCCGATGTCGAAGCTAATGAGAAGTTCCACTTGACGTAG
- a CDS encoding hypothetical protein (NECATOR_CHRV.G18043.T1): MAPSRCPLTDLEEADDVVIFAKSSAKLQHVVNLVSKLAAAYGLRLRLINASRCGSLRDLERESGWTDNR, encoded by the coding sequence ATGGCACCATCACGATGCCCATTGACTGATCTCGAGGAGGcagacgatgttgttatattcgcgaaaAGCAGcgcgaaacttcaacatgtcgTCAatcttgtatcgaagctggctgcagcctatggtcTACGTCTAcgcctgataaatgcaagcagatgtggatctcttcgagacctcgaaagggaatcagggtggacagacaaccgatag